One region of Vitis vinifera cultivar Pinot Noir 40024 chromosome 1, ASM3070453v1 genomic DNA includes:
- the LOC100256047 gene encoding UDP-N-acetylglucosamine diphosphorylase 1: MRELTADGNAAAPPQALLERLKDYGQEYTFALWDELSAEERDLLVKDIESLDLSRVDRIIRCSLRSQGLPTAAIEPVPESSVSTVEERTLEERERWWKMGLKAISEGKLAVVLLSGGQGTRLGSSDPKGCFNIGLPSGKSLFQLQAERILCVQRLAAQSTNEGSGGFVPIHWYIMTSPFTDDVTRKFFESHKYFGLEADQITFFQQGTIPCISKDGRFIMETPYKVAKAPDGNGGVYSALKSSRLLEDMATRGVKYLDCYGVDNALVRVADPTFLGYFIDKGVASAAKVVRKAYPQEKVGVFVRRGKGGPLSVVEYSELDPTLASAINQETGRLRYCWSNVCLHMFTLDFLNQVANGLEKDSIYHLAEKKIASTHGYTMGLKLEQFIFDAFPYAPSTALYEVLREEEFAPVKNANGSNFDTPDSAKLLVLRLHTRWVVAAGGFLTHSVPLYATGVEISPLCSYSGENLEAICRGRTFHAPCEISF, from the exons atgagagaactGACGGCCGACGGTAACGCGGCGGCTCCTCCGCAAGCTCTTCTGGAGAGGCTCAAGGATTACGGCCAGGAGTATACTTTTGCCCTTTGGGACGAGCTTTCGGCAGAGGAGCGAGACCTTCTCGTCAAGGACATCGAG AGTTTAGATCTTTCAAGGGTAGATCGGATCATTCGGTGTTCACTTCGATCTCAAG GGCTTCCGACGGCAGCAATTGAGCCGGTTCCAGAGAGTAGTGTGTCCACTGTAGAGGAGAGAACACttgaagaaagagagagatggtGGAAGATGGGTTTGAAAGCCATCTCCGAAGGGAAGTTGGCGGTGGTTCTCCTATCTGGTGGGCAG GGAACTCGGCTTGGAAGTTCAGATCCAAAGGGATGTTTTA ATATTGGACTTCCATCAGGAAAGTCACTCTTTCAACTTCAAGCTGAACGAATTTTGTGTGTTCAAAGACTTGCTGCTCAATCTACAAATGAGG GCTCAGGTGGTTTTGTGCCAATTCATTGGTACATTATGACGAGTCCATTTACTGATGATGTCACCCGCAAATTTTTTGAAAGCCATAAATACTTTGGCCTTGAAGCAGATCAA ATCACCTTCTTCCAGCAAGGAACCATACCTTGTATTTCAAAGGATGGCAGATTCATCATGGAGACTCCCTACAAA GTAGCTAAGGCTCCAGATGGAAATGGAGGAGTATATTCAG CTTTAAAATCTTCAAGATTACTTGAAGATATGGCCACAAGAGGAGTCAAGTACTTAGATTGCTATGGAGTTGACAATGCACTG GTCCGTGTTGCTGATCCAACTTTCTTGggttattttattgataaaggTGTAGCTTCAGCAGCAAAAGTTGTCCGTAAG GCATACCCCCAAGAAAAGGTCGGTGTGTTTGTAAGGCGAGGTAAAGGTGGACCTCTTTCCGTCGTTGAGTACAGTGAGTTGGATCCAACACTGGCTAGTGCAATCAATCAGGAAACTGGACGGCTTCGCTATTGTTGGAGTAAT GTGTGCTTACATATGTTTACTCTGGATTTTCTGAACCAAGTGGCAAATGGCCTTGAGAAAGACAGCAT TTACCATCTAGCAGAGAAGAAAATCGCTTCAACCCACGGATACACAATGGGATTAAAACTAGAGCAGTTTATATTTGATGCATTTCCATATGCCCCTTCAACTGCACTTTATGAG GTATTGCGTGAAGAAGAGTTTGCACCAGTAAAGAACGCCAATGGGTCAAACTTTGACACTCCCGATAGTGCTAAGCTGCTTGTTCTCAGACTCCATACTCGTTGGGTGGTGGCTGCAGGCGGCTTCTTGACGCATTCAGTGCCCTTATATGCAACTG